CCGACATTCCCACGGGCGCAACGTTGCGCGGTCGAGCAATCGGCGACTATATAGGCTGGCTTACCACCGCCTTTCCTGACATTCATCGCGAGCTGTTCAAGCTGTACACGGCCGGCGACGTCGTGGTCGTGGAACTGGCCATTCGCGGAACTCACCTCGGCGATCTGTCCCTTCCCTCCGGTACCCTTGCTCCAACGGGTCGCGCTGTTGATGTTCCGTGCTGCGACGTCTTCCACCTGGAG
This genomic window from Aureimonas sp. OT7 contains:
- a CDS encoding nuclear transport factor 2 family protein — translated: MRDNETIIRKLYDLAEGEGSDMERFVAAFSADGYLTDIPTGATLRGRAIGDYIGWLTTAFPDIHRELFKLYTAGDVVVVELAIRGTHLGDLSLPSGTLAPTGRAVDVPCCDVFHLENGNVTSFHCYNAASITAQQLGIAGG